Proteins from one Bacteroides zhangwenhongii genomic window:
- a CDS encoding fimbrillin family protein, with the protein MKKQYILMGATMVFAALFASCSQENIMDEAFSQSEKEIIFDLGISQTRTVTIDKKTSFEDGDHVGIYGLKRGATEVLHDNLDYHYTADNGKWVAEYSITFPIDGSELNFYAYYPYNADLEGTSFDFSVSQDQSKDGYNQSDLLLAKNEIASVDDESITLSFVHKLALVEAEVILPEGEVIKNVDICAKRTATVNLTEQTAIVKASEAAEYITMQPVEGNVFRAVVPAQSMSKGKVFRITAEDGAIYWYKTTESMELVENKISAFSIDCTGSSL; encoded by the coding sequence ATGAAAAAACAATATATATTAATGGGAGCGACCATGGTGTTCGCTGCTTTATTCGCTTCTTGTAGTCAGGAGAATATCATGGATGAAGCGTTCTCTCAGTCGGAAAAAGAAATTATATTTGATTTGGGTATTTCTCAAACCCGTACGGTAACAATAGATAAGAAAACATCTTTTGAGGATGGTGATCATGTTGGAATCTATGGATTGAAGCGTGGGGCTACAGAAGTCTTACATGATAATCTTGATTATCATTATACTGCAGATAATGGAAAATGGGTTGCTGAATATTCTATCACTTTTCCGATTGATGGCAGTGAGTTGAATTTTTATGCTTATTACCCATATAATGCTGATTTGGAAGGAACAAGTTTTGATTTTTCCGTATCTCAAGACCAATCGAAAGATGGCTATAACCAAAGCGATCTTTTATTGGCAAAGAACGAAATTGCCAGTGTAGACGATGAATCGATAACTTTATCATTTGTGCATAAATTAGCATTGGTAGAAGCTGAAGTGATTTTGCCGGAAGGAGAAGTTATTAAAAATGTAGATATTTGTGCAAAAAGAACAGCTACAGTGAATTTGACCGAACAAACGGCTATAGTAAAGGCTTCTGAGGCAGCGGAATATATTACCATGCAACCTGTTGAAGGAAATGTGTTCCGTGCAGTAGTGCCTGCGCAAAGTATGAGTAAAGGGAAGGTCTTTAGGATTACGGCAGAGGATGGAGCAATTTATTGGTATAAGACAACTGAAAGTATGGAATTGGTAGAGAATAAAATATCAGCTTTCTCTATTGATTGTACGGGCTCATCATTGTAA
- a CDS encoding fimbrillin family protein, which translates to MKNYLFNVVMLSTMALVLGACSDDNSGDEQVSQTPIVLMGKAYSFNPEDAGEQWKSGKTVGIYMLKENTVECIEPYCNVKYQTTVMPEGYFTPAVMEDVIYYPEDGSKVDIIAYYPRKDNLTDNLYPMNVANQKTSSNFSFLYAGNGKGLSKDNKKTTLQLRPVLSQIVFQLKAGDGVKDEYLTESVIKVSGMKTKAEFNLLSGTFEPATEVKTIEFVTLTDENGASAQVLPAASTEGYEAEIKLPNMNRTFNWNLSEGTDLLKQGMRYICTVRVDLDKIEVKTESEPIEDWESGSTNEGSAAENWIQNSIEELPVGDVGKSADPMKEAEGTWWFQTKGGGTAVVEYDEIKGRNVIHGNSFGAGAGSWYGQVVTYRMKNANPQVYSLQFNAKGTKGKKVRCYIKTNDATTGGRTPNVFMANDKIPGDKPYAGYVEFTLSDIYGAYSLDFNFSKLLKDPYSYTEEHIYESTPKALADFYIGFYPTTGGVEFYLDDVVLKKKN; encoded by the coding sequence ATGAAAAACTATTTGTTTAATGTCGTAATGCTATCAACAATGGCATTAGTACTCGGTGCCTGTAGCGATGATAATTCAGGAGACGAACAAGTATCACAAACACCGATAGTATTAATGGGAAAAGCATATTCTTTCAATCCGGAAGATGCCGGAGAACAGTGGAAATCGGGAAAAACAGTCGGTATTTATATGTTGAAAGAGAATACGGTAGAGTGTATTGAACCCTATTGTAATGTGAAATATCAGACAACAGTAATGCCGGAAGGATATTTCACTCCGGCTGTTATGGAGGATGTGATATATTATCCGGAAGATGGCAGTAAAGTGGATATTATTGCTTATTATCCACGTAAAGACAATTTGACGGATAATCTTTATCCGATGAATGTTGCTAACCAGAAGACCAGTTCCAATTTCAGTTTTCTTTATGCAGGTAATGGTAAAGGATTAAGTAAGGATAACAAAAAGACAACGTTACAGCTTCGCCCCGTTTTATCTCAGATTGTGTTTCAATTAAAAGCTGGAGATGGGGTAAAAGATGAGTATTTGACTGAATCTGTCATTAAGGTATCAGGGATGAAAACGAAAGCGGAATTCAATCTGTTGTCCGGGACATTTGAACCGGCAACAGAAGTGAAGACGATAGAGTTTGTGACTTTGACGGATGAGAATGGAGCGTCTGCACAAGTGCTTCCTGCTGCTTCTACCGAAGGATATGAAGCGGAAATTAAATTGCCTAATATGAACCGTACGTTTAACTGGAATCTATCGGAAGGTACAGACTTATTAAAACAGGGAATGCGGTATATTTGTACGGTGAGGGTTGATTTGGATAAAATAGAAGTGAAGACGGAAAGTGAACCGATAGAAGATTGGGAATCGGGAAGTACGAATGAAGGAAGTGCGGCTGAAAATTGGATACAAAATTCTATTGAAGAATTGCCGGTGGGAGACGTTGGAAAAAGTGCTGACCCGATGAAAGAAGCTGAAGGAACGTGGTGGTTTCAGACTAAAGGAGGAGGGACTGCTGTCGTTGAATATGATGAAATAAAGGGTAGGAACGTAATTCATGGAAATAGTTTTGGCGCAGGTGCAGGAAGCTGGTATGGGCAGGTGGTAACTTATCGTATGAAGAATGCTAACCCCCAAGTATATTCATTGCAATTTAATGCAAAAGGTACAAAGGGCAAAAAAGTGAGATGCTACATTAAGACTAATGATGCTACGACTGGAGGACGTACTCCTAATGTTTTTATGGCAAATGATAAAATTCCAGGAGATAAACCTTATGCCGGATATGTTGAGTTTACTCTTTCTGATATTTATGGAGCTTATTCATTAGATTTTAATTTTTCTAAACTATTAAAAGACCCTTACTCTTATACAGAGGAACATATCTATGAATCAACTCCGAAAGCTTTAGCTGATTTTTACATAGGATTTTACCCGACAACTGGGGGCGTTGAATTCTATTTGGATGATGTTGTGCTTAAAAAGAAAAACTAA